The following are from one region of the Nymphaea colorata isolate Beijing-Zhang1983 chromosome 7, ASM883128v2, whole genome shotgun sequence genome:
- the LOC126410235 gene encoding uncharacterized protein LOC126410235, with the protein MRQSVVVLARTTMRPDLWWNRYGFDCPKLARFAIKVLSQTCSASGCERNWSVFQRIHSKKRNKLEHKRLNDLVFVRYNMRLKQRELQKTSARKHTSQFDPISLENFDDLEPWIEEEPATIFDDEDLECFKLEAEATEGFVDEGESATAGAEYVGEDLPILDNEDEDDEDYE; encoded by the exons ATGCGACAATCTGTCGTCGTTCTAGCGAGGACaaccatgcgtccag atttgtggtggaataggtatgggtttgattgtccaaaactagcacgttttgcaatcaaagtcctcagccagacatgtagtgctagtggatgcgaaaggaattGGAGTGTGTTCCAACGTATCCATAGTAAAAAAAGGAATaagctcgaacataaaaggttgaatgaccttgtctttgttcgatataatatgaggttgaaacaaag agaattacaaaaaacatcagcaaggaagcacacatctcagttcgatcctatcagcttggaaaactttgacgatctggagccatggattgaggaagaaccagctacaatatttgatgatgaagatcttgaatgcttcaaacttgaagctgaagcaacagagggctttgttgatgaaggagagtctgctactgctggtgctgaatatgttggtgaggatcttccaattcttgacaatgaagatgaagatgatgaagattatgaatga
- the LOC126410234 gene encoding uncharacterized protein LOC126410234, whose translation MADAIASIGPEFKMSSYHQLKGKILQDTVKEVSEHCDELKLCWKETCCSIMSDGWTDTRSRTLVNFLVYCPKGTMFLKSLDLSDVPKTAEILFNVFDNVVQEVGPANIVQFITDNVAHYRAAGDLLFQKYITFYWSPCVTHCVNLMLQDLNEMHDMKSAIDQCQEVTKFIYNLAYVLSLMRKFTKGVELIRPAQTRFATYVLTVQIVVKQRTPLRQMFASEEWAAYLHAHKRNASLVVDIIFNNVFWESCVKLLKVCVPLVKVFRLADSEDRPSIEYLYEAMDKAKEAIRDNLKKKKKSYIYSYGRL comes from the coding sequence atggcagatgcaattgcttctataggccccgaattcaaaatgtcatcatatcatcagttgaagggcaaaattcttcaggatacagtcaaagaagtgtctgagcattgcgatgagttgaaattatgttggaaggaaacatgttgctccattatgtcagatggttggactgatacaaggtcaagaacacttgtaaattttcttgtttattgccctaaaggtacaatgttcttgaaatctcttgacttgtctgatgttcctaagactgctgagattttattcaatgtttttgataatgtcgtacaagaagttgggcctgcaaacattgtacagtttattacagataatgttGCAcattatagagctgcaggagatttgttatttcaaaagtatataacattttattggagtccatgtgtcactcattgtgttaatctaatgcttcaagatcttaatgagatgcatgatatgaaatcagccattgaccaatgtcaagaggtaacaaaatttatctataatcttgcatatgtattgagtttgatgagaaaatttacaaaaggagttgaattaatacgacctgcacaaactagatttgccacatatgtattgactgtgcagattgtggtgaaacaaagaactcctttgaggcagatgtttgctagtgaagaatgggctgcatatctacatgctcataaaagaaatgcttctttagttgtggatattatattcaataacgtattttgggaatcatgtgtgaagctattgaaggtttgtgttccattagttaaggtTTTCAGGTTGGCTGACAGCGAGGATAGACCTTCCATAGagtacttatatgaggctatggacaaagcaaaagaggcaattcgagacaacttaaaaaaaaaaaaaaaaagttatatatactcatatggaagattatag